The sequence CGCAATCCCGGCACGGCCGCGGTCCTGAGCCTGCTGATCCCCGGTCTGGGGCAGCTGTACAACGGCAAGATCCTGCGCGGCATCCTCTGGTTCATCGTCGCGGTGCTGAACACCGCGGTGTGGGTGTTCTCGCTCGGCACCCTGGGGTGGATCATCCACGCCCTGTCCGCCTGGGGCGCGTACAACTACGCCAAGAAGCACCCGTACGCCTGAGCTTCGCGGGTCGGAGAACGGAAGACGGGGCGCGCCGGCGATGGCGCGCCCCGCTCGTTTATTGTGACCGTTGCATTCCTATTTACGACATATAAGATGGAATAGATCGTGCGGGATTATCCCTGCCCTGATCTCATCTTCCGATTTTCACCTGGCTGATGGAGGTGCGCAGTGCGTGGACGTCTCTGGATCCTGATTCCGCTCGCCGCCGTGGCTACGGCGTGCGCCGACGCGACGGCTCCGGCCGCGCGCATGCCCGAACACGCCGTTCCGCGCGCGACGCTCGGGGCGGGCTACGACATCGTCGCGCAGAGCATCATTCCGGCGGGCGCGACCTGCGGGCACTATGCGACCTACGACGGGATGCCCGTCTACGGGCTGGACTGGGAGGTCGACGGGGTGCTGGTGGCGCAGGACGTGGACGGGATCAACTACACCAACAGCGGCTCGGCGTACACGGTGTCGATCGGCGACTGGGATGGGAGCGCGTTCACGACCTACTACTCGGAAACCTTCTACCCGCAGCAGAGGAACAACATGGCCTGCCTCCAGCTCTCTCCGGAGTAGGCGGAGCCTCGTCGCGCGGGGAAGCGCTGCAGGAAGCCAAAGCGAGAGGGCGCGTCCACCACGCGCCCTCTCGCTTGTCGTGACTCTGGAAGCCGCCTTCAGCCCCGGGGGCCGCCGGAACCGTGCAGCGTCTCGTGCACCGAGGCGATGACGGGGGGCGCCACCTTGTCGGCGGGGCCGTCCACCAGCGCGCCGGCCGCCTTCACGTGCCCGCCGCCGCCGAACTTGCGCGCCATCCGGTTCACGTCGGCGTGGCCGTTGGAGCGGAAGGAGATCTTCGTCTTCCCCTCCTCCGTCTCGCGGAACAGGAGCGCCACCTCGGTGCCGGCGATGGAGCGCGCGTGCTCGATCAGCCCGTCGAAGTCCTCGCCGTCGGCGTTCAGCCGGTCGGCCGTCTCGCGCGTGACGATCATCCACGCCAGCCCCACCTCTTCGTCGAAGCGAAGGGTGCTGAGCGCCTCGCGCAGCAGCTCCAGCCGCCGCAGCGGCGCCGTGGCGAAAAGGCGGCGGTACACCACCTCGGGGTCGATCCCCCGCCCCAGCAGGTCAGCGGCCACGGCGTGCACGCGCGGCGTGGTGTTGCTGTAGCGGAACGAGCCCGTGTCGCTGACCATGGCCACGTACGCACCCAGCGCCGAGGCCGCCGGCACCTCACCGCCGGTGACGCGGATCAGGTCGTACACCATCTCGCCGGTGGCGGCCGCGCTGGGGTCCTGCACGGCGGTGTCGCCCACCACCTCGCGGCCGGCGGGGTGATGGTCCACCACCAGCGTGCGCTCGCGCGGCAGGCGCGGGGCCAGGTCGCCCACGCGCTGCGGCTCGGCCGTGTCCAGCACCAGGAAGAGGTCGGCCGCGTCGATCGCGGCGTCGGCGTCGGCGGTGCCCAGCTCGGCGACCACGTCCTGGCGGTGGAGAAGGAAGCGGAAGGTCTGCGGGAACTC is a genomic window of Longimicrobium sp. containing:
- a CDS encoding DUF5683 domain-containing protein, which produces MASYRNPGTAAVLSLLIPGLGQLYNGKILRGILWFIVAVLNTAVWVFSLGTLGWIIHALSAWGAYNYAKKHPYA
- a CDS encoding bifunctional oligoribonuclease/PAP phosphatase NrnA yields the protein MPNAGLLDVPDSRSFTLRRVAQRLLGVRRVVLTTHVNADGDGCGSEAAAAAWLEENGVEATIVNPTEFPQTFRFLLHRQDVVAELGTADADAAIDAADLFLVLDTAEPQRVGDLAPRLPRERTLVVDHHPAGREVVGDTAVQDPSAAATGEMVYDLIRVTGGEVPAASALGAYVAMVSDTGSFRYSNTTPRVHAVAADLLGRGIDPEVVYRRLFATAPLRRLELLREALSTLRFDEEVGLAWMIVTRETADRLNADGEDFDGLIEHARSIAGTEVALLFRETEEGKTKISFRSNGHADVNRMARKFGGGGHVKAAGALVDGPADKVAPPVIASVHETLHGSGGPRG